A single region of the Novipirellula aureliae genome encodes:
- a CDS encoding FKBP-type peptidyl-prolyl cis-trans isomerase, with the protein MMLKFSLMVLGFTLLSMVVPGASSAAEAEGESPKLKAGPEDPQEKEKPGKIDADASAEFKSTESGLKYRILRKSDKAKPVATNTVKVHYKGWLDNGTIFDSSYRRGEKIAFPLNRVIPGWTEGMQLVGEGGMIELVIPSKIGYGTRGAPPTIPPNATLHFIVELFDVK; encoded by the coding sequence ATGATGCTTAAATTTAGTCTGATGGTTCTCGGTTTTACCTTGCTATCAATGGTCGTACCGGGGGCCTCCTCGGCGGCGGAAGCGGAAGGGGAATCACCTAAATTAAAGGCGGGGCCGGAAGATCCGCAAGAGAAAGAAAAACCGGGTAAAATCGATGCGGACGCGTCGGCCGAATTCAAGTCGACCGAATCTGGCTTGAAGTACCGCATTCTCCGTAAAAGCGACAAAGCAAAACCGGTCGCGACCAATACGGTCAAAGTGCATTACAAAGGTTGGCTCGATAACGGCACGATCTTCGATAGCTCTTATCGCCGAGGCGAAAAGATTGCCTTTCCACTCAACCGAGTGATCCCCGGTTGGACCGAAGGCATGCAGCTAGTCGGCGAGGGTGGGATGATCGAGTTAGTAATTCCCTCGAAAATCGGCTATGGAACAAGAGGTGCGCCGCCAACGATTCCACCGAACGCAACGCTGCATTTCATCGTTGAATTGTTTGACGTTAAATAG
- a CDS encoding PAS domain-containing sensor histidine kinase, whose translation MVQLSQSASTTQVIDLSNGAIITAIFMFSSVLMGAFKMKSERYRLSQWLSLSSELPAILTIMGLTQISMVLIWHRGIPMNTPLGIILIAGSLLLAGATSALFFVGGIAPRRKPKGYASLIMQTIFESPIHCIVGIDQDGKIVEFNHAAEQVFGYRRAEVIGRDLIEYTVPQRQRQQLYSELKKYLETGESNRLNRLTEINAMHATGYEFPIELGMVEGESERGKRILTLTFHSIVDRKRTEGQLRKLYQAIEHCPATVVITDSVGCIEYVNPKFTQLTGYERVEVLGKDVRILNSGKMAPEFHKDLWKTLLSGQEWRGEILNRKQNGELFWESASISPISNDAGKITHFVSVKEDITQRKQDEEDLSRLHGELVDTCRQAGMAEVATGVLHNVGNVLNSVNVSATFVTEKLENSCVSSLVKASDVISEHQEDLAAFLTTDERGKSFPRFLKELATNLSQQRDMQLEELRSLVKNIEHVKEIVSMQQVYAKPLGNMQAVDLVTLAKDALKLNDTTMMRHNVDVACEFNDIPPIVTDKHQVLQILVNLISNAKAALCETDRTDKETILRITTDETRVYVSVQDNGVGIPKENLSKVFANGFTTKKDGHGFGLHTSALAAQKLGGSLSVQSDGPGQGATFTLQLPFQRESLCKV comes from the coding sequence ATGGTACAGCTATCCCAATCGGCATCGACAACGCAAGTCATTGATCTGTCAAATGGGGCCATTATAACCGCGATATTCATGTTTAGCAGCGTTTTGATGGGGGCATTCAAAATGAAAAGCGAGAGATACAGGTTGAGTCAGTGGCTTTCGCTAAGTAGCGAGCTACCAGCCATTTTGACAATCATGGGGCTAACCCAGATTAGCATGGTGCTGATCTGGCATCGTGGGATACCGATGAACACGCCGCTCGGAATAATCTTGATCGCTGGCTCACTATTGCTTGCCGGTGCCACGTCGGCTCTTTTTTTCGTCGGGGGCATCGCGCCGAGGCGGAAACCGAAGGGTTACGCCTCTCTGATCATGCAGACAATCTTTGAATCGCCGATCCATTGTATCGTGGGCATTGACCAGGATGGAAAGATCGTTGAGTTCAACCATGCAGCGGAGCAGGTTTTCGGATATCGCCGTGCGGAGGTTATCGGTCGGGATCTCATCGAGTACACCGTTCCGCAGCGACAGCGTCAACAACTTTACTCGGAGCTGAAGAAATATCTTGAGACCGGAGAATCGAACCGTCTCAACCGTTTGACCGAAATAAACGCCATGCACGCAACGGGGTATGAATTCCCAATCGAACTCGGAATGGTAGAAGGTGAAAGCGAAAGGGGCAAACGAATTCTGACACTGACATTTCATAGCATCGTCGATCGCAAGCGAACGGAAGGCCAACTACGAAAACTCTACCAAGCCATCGAACACTGTCCGGCGACCGTGGTCATTACCGACAGCGTCGGTTGCATTGAATACGTTAACCCGAAATTCACACAGCTCACCGGGTATGAACGTGTTGAAGTACTCGGTAAAGATGTTCGGATATTGAATTCTGGTAAAATGGCGCCTGAGTTCCACAAAGACCTTTGGAAGACCTTGCTGTCGGGCCAGGAGTGGCGTGGTGAGATACTGAATCGCAAACAAAACGGTGAGCTGTTTTGGGAGTCGGCTTCCATTTCTCCGATTTCCAACGACGCTGGAAAAATCACCCACTTCGTCAGCGTGAAGGAAGACATTACACAGCGCAAACAAGACGAAGAAGATCTATCACGATTGCATGGTGAACTGGTCGACACATGCCGGCAAGCCGGCATGGCGGAAGTCGCCACCGGTGTGTTGCACAACGTTGGCAATGTGCTCAATAGCGTCAATGTATCGGCGACGTTTGTGACAGAAAAACTCGAAAACAGCTGTGTGTCGAGCCTCGTCAAAGCATCCGACGTCATCTCCGAGCATCAAGAGGATCTCGCAGCGTTTCTGACCACGGATGAGCGAGGCAAATCGTTCCCTCGATTTCTTAAGGAGTTAGCCACCAATTTGTCGCAACAGCGTGACATGCAGCTTGAAGAACTTCGCTCGCTTGTTAAGAACATTGAACATGTCAAAGAGATCGTCAGTATGCAGCAAGTCTACGCCAAACCGCTAGGCAACATGCAGGCGGTGGACCTAGTCACTCTGGCAAAGGACGCACTCAAGCTAAACGATACCACAATGATGCGGCACAACGTGGACGTGGCATGCGAGTTCAACGACATCCCACCAATCGTCACCGATAAGCATCAAGTGCTGCAAATCCTTGTCAATCTAATTAGCAATGCCAAGGCAGCCCTATGCGAGACGGATCGGACCGACAAAGAAACGATATTGAGAATTACCACCGACGAAACGCGTGTGTATGTTTCCGTGCAAGACAATGGAGTTGGGATTCCGAAGGAGAATTTATCGAAGGTTTTTGCCAATGGTTTCACAACCAAGAAGGACGGTCACGGATTTGGTTTACACACGAGCGCTCTAGCAGCGCAAAAGTTAGGCGGTTCCTTATCCGTCCAAAGCGATGGTCCCGGGCAAGGGGCGACATTCACTCTGCAACTTCCCTTCCAACGAGAATCATTGTGCAAAGTATAG
- a CDS encoding superoxide dismutase, whose amino-acid sequence MAYTLPSLPYAYDALAPHIDAQTMEIHHTKHHQAYINKVNDAIAGTDLENKSIEELVSNLSAVPADKLGAVRNNGGGHANHSLFWTIMGPGKGGSPSGDLADAINKAFGSLDAMKEQFANAGATRFGSGWAWLVVDGGELKIGSTANQDSPLMGKEIAGMSGTPILGLDVWEHAYYLNYQNRRPDYISAFWNVVNWDAVADRCKAAL is encoded by the coding sequence ATGGCTTACACACTACCATCCCTTCCGTACGCATACGACGCACTCGCACCTCATATTGATGCTCAAACGATGGAAATCCATCATACCAAGCATCACCAGGCCTACATCAACAAGGTCAACGACGCGATTGCTGGCACTGATTTAGAAAACAAATCGATCGAGGAATTGGTCTCAAACCTTTCCGCAGTGCCAGCGGACAAGCTTGGCGCGGTTCGCAACAACGGTGGTGGACATGCGAACCACTCGTTGTTTTGGACGATCATGGGACCTGGGAAAGGTGGCAGTCCAAGCGGCGATTTGGCAGATGCGATCAACAAGGCATTCGGCTCACTTGACGCCATGAAAGAACAATTCGCGAACGCGGGAGCAACTCGTTTCGGTAGCGGTTGGGCTTGGTTGGTCGTCGATGGTGGCGAGCTCAAGATTGGCAGCACTGCCAACCAAGACAGCCCGCTAATGGGCAAAGAGATCGCCGGAATGAGCGGCACACCGATCCTTGGCTTGGACGTTTGGGAGCATGCTTATTATCTGAATTACCAAAACCGCCGCCCCGATTACATCTCCGCTTTCTGGAACGTGGTCAACTGGGATGCTGTTGCGGATCGCTGCAAAGCTGCCCTGTAA
- the argJ gene encoding bifunctional glutamate N-acetyltransferase/amino-acid acetyltransferase ArgJ, producing the protein MSKSPLVLPKGFRFAGVAAGIKASGKPDVSLIVSDQRAVAVGVYTTNQVVAAPVVLSRTRTPSSTVRAVITNSGNANACTGEQGMSDAKAMCEQVAERIGCDESDVLVMSTGVIGQALPMAKVSAGIDQASAKLAAGETAFLAAADAITTTDKGRKMETREITLDGETIRIAAMAKGAGMIAPNMATMLSVICTDATIDPDEAQGMLTRTANVSFNRVSVDGHTSTNDTLLLLANGNGTPLSGESICLFERELTELAIHLAKQLVIDGEGASRVMQLHVFGAEDDDAAEKIAKTVAASPLVKTAIAGCDPNWGRIVSAAGYAGEAIDPEKMSLKIAGEAIYRNGTPLPFDAAAIGDRMKSNREVEIELGVGEGNGKVTYWSSDLTTDYVQFNTKYTT; encoded by the coding sequence ATGTCCAAGTCACCGCTGGTTCTTCCCAAAGGTTTCCGTTTCGCGGGCGTTGCTGCTGGCATCAAAGCAAGCGGAAAGCCGGACGTGTCACTGATCGTTTCGGACCAACGAGCGGTTGCAGTGGGAGTATACACGACGAATCAAGTTGTTGCCGCACCCGTCGTTTTGTCTCGTACACGAACCCCCTCCTCTACCGTGCGGGCCGTCATTACCAATAGCGGCAATGCGAATGCATGTACTGGCGAACAAGGTATGAGCGACGCCAAAGCGATGTGTGAACAGGTCGCCGAGCGAATTGGATGCGACGAATCGGACGTGCTGGTTATGAGCACGGGCGTCATCGGACAAGCGTTGCCGATGGCAAAGGTGAGTGCGGGAATCGATCAAGCATCTGCCAAATTGGCGGCTGGTGAAACAGCCTTTCTTGCCGCCGCGGATGCGATCACGACGACGGATAAAGGGCGAAAAATGGAAACGCGAGAAATCACACTCGACGGGGAAACGATCCGAATCGCGGCAATGGCAAAGGGCGCTGGCATGATCGCGCCAAACATGGCGACCATGTTGTCCGTCATCTGTACCGACGCCACAATCGATCCTGATGAGGCACAAGGAATGCTCACGCGAACCGCAAACGTCAGCTTCAACCGCGTCAGTGTCGATGGGCACACCAGTACGAACGATACACTTTTGCTGCTGGCCAATGGAAATGGAACACCATTATCAGGCGAATCCATTTGTCTCTTCGAGAGGGAGCTCACGGAGCTAGCCATCCATTTGGCGAAACAGTTGGTGATCGACGGCGAGGGAGCGAGCCGTGTGATGCAACTTCATGTCTTCGGGGCGGAAGATGATGATGCAGCCGAAAAAATCGCAAAAACCGTCGCGGCCAGCCCACTTGTGAAAACCGCGATCGCCGGATGCGACCCGAATTGGGGGCGTATCGTTTCCGCTGCAGGGTATGCAGGAGAAGCCATCGATCCTGAGAAAATGAGCTTGAAGATTGCGGGAGAAGCGATCTACCGTAACGGTACGCCGTTACCATTCGATGCAGCCGCGATCGGCGATCGGATGAAATCCAATCGCGAAGTCGAAATCGAACTAGGTGTCGGCGAGGGCAACGGAAAGGTGACCTATTGGTCGAGCGATTTGACCACCGATTATGTTCAGTTCAATACCAAGTACACGACATAG
- a CDS encoding response regulator transcription factor, with amino-acid sequence MLQPAVFLVEKDPTLRRSLVRMLKCGGYTVEAFAAPSKFLAEFDAARPGCLVLAHCFSDMSGLEFYKRLVEKGCRLPYLITIAADCELSVAIDAMKNGALDVMEHPLDRDAFLDQVWQAIGLDEERRRQQFDDETFQDRLSKLSRREREVMDLVIAGRLTKQIARQLDISPKTVEAHRSHIIKKMQVKSLVDLVRVVTEHRPVIRREGRHKR; translated from the coding sequence ATGCTTCAGCCTGCCGTGTTCCTCGTCGAGAAGGATCCGACGTTACGTCGTTCGCTCGTTCGCATGCTGAAGTGTGGGGGCTATACCGTCGAAGCATTTGCAGCGCCGAGCAAATTTTTGGCGGAGTTTGATGCCGCTAGGCCTGGATGCTTGGTTCTCGCTCATTGTTTCTCGGATATGAGCGGCTTGGAGTTCTACAAGCGACTTGTGGAGAAGGGGTGTCGACTTCCGTATCTGATCACCATTGCGGCGGATTGTGAATTGTCGGTCGCGATCGACGCGATGAAAAATGGGGCGTTGGACGTCATGGAACACCCGCTCGATCGCGATGCTTTTCTTGATCAGGTATGGCAAGCGATTGGTTTGGACGAGGAACGCCGCCGCCAGCAATTTGATGACGAGACGTTTCAAGACAGGCTGAGCAAGCTATCAAGGCGAGAGCGAGAAGTGATGGATTTGGTCATCGCGGGCAGGCTAACGAAACAAATCGCCCGACAATTGGATATTAGCCCCAAGACGGTCGAAGCCCACCGAAGTCACATTATCAAGAAGATGCAGGTCAAATCCCTGGTTGACTTGGTGCGTGTGGTTACCGAGCATCGGCCAGTCATCCGACGCGAAGGGCGTCACAAAAGATAA
- a CDS encoding ATP-binding protein produces MQSIESETNRRILIIDDNLAIHEDFRKILVSDDSGADLKNAETAFFGAAEDTSPKLNVELDSAHQGREGLDKVVAAIANNRPYAVAFVDMRMPPGWDGLTTIEHLRHADPDLQIVICTAYSDNSWSDICRRLGYTDRLLILKKPFDNAEVCQLAIALTEKWNLSRQACLSTVELERLVDERTSQLLLAETSLRQKQKLEAIGSLAGGVAHEFNNLLQIISGYTRFAMDDRPTDRLLHEDLRNVMNAANQATEITGQLLRFSRNESTEKSFQPTNEIVTGTLNLLRPLLESQIEMEVNLGETDANVLANREAISQAILNLCINARDAMPDGGRLTITTEVEEPSDLQTGTAMADDLSFHDGRYSVIAITDTGCGIPTDLADRIFDPFFTTKEVGKGTGLGLAMVFAAAQDHEGAVTVQSIEGKGSTFRIYLPVAVQPSETADCGQYPQALLQAQG; encoded by the coding sequence GTGCAAAGTATAGAGAGCGAAACCAATCGTCGCATTCTGATCATCGACGACAATCTGGCGATTCACGAAGACTTCCGTAAGATCCTCGTCTCGGACGATTCTGGAGCAGACCTAAAGAACGCTGAAACGGCATTCTTTGGTGCGGCGGAGGACACATCCCCAAAATTGAACGTCGAACTTGACAGTGCGCACCAAGGTCGTGAAGGACTCGACAAAGTCGTTGCCGCGATCGCAAACAACCGTCCCTATGCCGTGGCGTTTGTCGATATGCGAATGCCACCAGGGTGGGATGGATTGACGACGATTGAACATCTACGTCATGCCGATCCCGATCTTCAGATCGTCATTTGCACGGCATATTCCGACAACTCGTGGTCCGACATTTGTCGTCGACTTGGTTACACCGATCGTTTGTTGATCCTCAAGAAACCTTTTGACAACGCCGAGGTTTGCCAACTGGCGATTGCGTTAACCGAGAAATGGAACCTCTCCCGGCAAGCATGCTTGTCAACGGTAGAACTCGAACGACTCGTCGACGAGAGGACGAGCCAACTGCTGCTGGCCGAGACGTCGCTGCGACAAAAACAAAAACTCGAAGCGATCGGTTCTTTAGCAGGAGGTGTCGCCCATGAATTCAATAATTTGCTGCAGATCATCAGCGGGTACACTCGATTCGCCATGGATGATCGGCCGACGGATCGACTGCTGCACGAGGATCTTCGCAATGTGATGAACGCGGCAAACCAAGCCACTGAGATCACGGGACAACTGCTTCGTTTTAGCCGCAACGAATCGACGGAGAAATCATTTCAACCAACAAACGAGATCGTCACCGGCACGCTGAACCTGTTGCGGCCGTTGTTGGAGAGCCAGATTGAGATGGAAGTCAATCTCGGAGAGACGGATGCGAACGTGCTAGCCAATCGAGAGGCCATCTCACAAGCGATACTGAATCTGTGCATCAACGCGCGTGATGCAATGCCAGATGGGGGACGATTGACCATTACGACCGAGGTGGAGGAACCGTCCGATTTGCAGACGGGAACGGCTATGGCAGACGACCTGAGTTTTCACGATGGACGTTACTCGGTCATTGCCATTACCGACACCGGATGCGGAATACCAACGGATCTTGCCGACCGAATCTTCGATCCGTTCTTTACAACAAAAGAGGTCGGTAAGGGAACCGGCTTGGGACTTGCCATGGTGTTTGCTGCAGCTCAAGATCATGAGGGAGCGGTCACCGTCCAAAGCATCGAAGGCAAGGGCTCTACCTTTCGGATATACCTTCCGGTCGCAGTGCAACCCTCCGAAACCGCTGATTGCGGCCAGTACCCCCAAGCCCTTTTGCAGGCCCAGGGGTGA
- a CDS encoding zf-TFIIB domain-containing protein — MESASNSPSADEIASLVVERLLNSGKLPDLANSNLMTIEEQTIEQVDQVTRLVMGELLAKQSKQAVPPTSCPKCGGAMKERKPQHRSLESRRGKVNFMTDVFHCEACRLDFFPSDENTAV, encoded by the coding sequence ATGGAATCGGCCTCCAACAGTCCCTCGGCGGACGAAATTGCTAGCCTCGTTGTCGAGCGATTGCTAAACAGCGGTAAGCTGCCAGATTTAGCCAACTCCAACTTGATGACGATCGAAGAACAGACCATCGAACAAGTCGATCAGGTGACTCGACTTGTCATGGGCGAACTGCTCGCCAAACAGTCCAAGCAAGCGGTCCCCCCGACGAGTTGCCCCAAGTGTGGAGGAGCAATGAAAGAGCGAAAGCCACAACATCGATCGCTTGAGAGCAGACGTGGCAAAGTCAATTTCATGACCGATGTGTTTCACTGCGAGGCTTGCCGCCTCGATTTTTTTCCCTCAGATGAGAACACTGCAGTGTGA
- a CDS encoding BBP7 family outer membrane beta-barrel protein, whose product MRLPSVHCSHPLLLKLAIFASVMANPLVVSGQVRTKKPDRGVYRPPVVMADDGFFEVATEEEESATGPERVTDAVARPSLVPRNAVVKQVAYETDSEPIDSREAYLNDAYSGDVYSGDAYSGDVYSGDAYSGDVYSGDAYSGEQGAIAYYDEPSCGLESCDSPGCDSLSCSGCSPWANSHLAFSSDRWFGSLELLLMFRSGDYPPALLTTGPADADNPGQLGDPDTEMLVGGEEILGDMTAGGRLTIGTWLDDCQSRSLVVRGWLAGKESFNYDVDQSTTSIITRPFFNVTTGEVAQQDTQVIATPGFTTFGAANVNASSEVYGADLSIRQHLYSRFGGTVDALYGYQFMRMNESLSISSTSTAGADNPLPLGSTIAVSDSFDAENEFHGGQLGLATRYREGCWSFRSLWKVAFGQLSRQAELVGSTAIANGPVVTEPNGLLVRSTNAGTTTDHTFSWVPELDLSLGWHQFPNFDVTFGYHVIAMTDAIQASGLIDPELASNLATPVEDPLRPSLEMRDKTFYVHGLHFGLAYIY is encoded by the coding sequence ATGAGACTCCCATCGGTCCACTGCAGCCACCCATTGCTCCTGAAACTTGCCATCTTTGCTAGCGTTATGGCCAATCCATTGGTGGTCAGCGGCCAGGTTCGTACGAAGAAACCGGATCGTGGCGTCTACCGACCTCCGGTGGTCATGGCGGATGATGGCTTTTTCGAGGTCGCGACAGAGGAAGAGGAGTCCGCAACGGGGCCCGAACGAGTGACCGATGCGGTCGCTCGTCCTTCGCTCGTGCCTCGAAATGCAGTCGTCAAGCAGGTTGCCTACGAAACGGATTCCGAGCCAATCGATTCGAGGGAGGCCTATTTGAACGATGCGTATTCGGGCGATGTGTATTCGGGCGATGCCTATTCGGGCGATGTATATTCGGGCGATGCGTATTCGGGCGATGTGTATTCGGGCGATGCGTATTCGGGCGAGCAGGGAGCGATTGCGTATTACGACGAACCTTCATGCGGTCTCGAATCATGTGACTCTCCTGGGTGTGATTCCCTTTCGTGCAGTGGTTGTTCGCCATGGGCGAATAGCCATTTGGCGTTTAGCTCTGACCGCTGGTTTGGATCGCTGGAATTATTGTTGATGTTTCGTAGCGGCGACTATCCGCCGGCACTCCTAACGACTGGCCCTGCGGATGCGGACAACCCAGGTCAGTTGGGAGATCCTGACACAGAAATGTTGGTAGGTGGCGAAGAGATTCTGGGCGACATGACCGCTGGAGGCCGGTTGACGATCGGCACTTGGCTTGACGATTGCCAATCTCGTTCGCTGGTCGTTCGCGGCTGGTTGGCTGGAAAGGAATCTTTCAATTACGACGTGGATCAATCGACAACGTCGATCATCACCCGTCCTTTCTTCAACGTCACCACAGGTGAAGTTGCCCAGCAGGACACTCAGGTCATCGCGACACCTGGGTTCACAACCTTTGGGGCTGCCAACGTCAATGCGTCGAGCGAAGTATACGGAGCGGATTTGTCGATACGCCAACACTTGTATTCACGATTTGGCGGAACGGTTGATGCGCTCTATGGTTACCAATTCATGCGGATGAACGAAAGTTTGTCGATCTCAAGCACGTCTACCGCTGGGGCGGATAACCCGTTGCCGCTTGGATCGACGATTGCGGTCTCTGATTCTTTTGATGCAGAGAACGAATTTCATGGCGGCCAATTGGGCTTGGCGACACGCTACCGAGAAGGGTGTTGGTCCTTTCGAAGTCTTTGGAAGGTCGCGTTTGGACAACTTTCACGACAAGCAGAACTCGTTGGTAGTACTGCGATAGCTAACGGCCCTGTCGTGACGGAGCCCAACGGATTGTTGGTCCGTAGCACGAATGCGGGCACAACGACCGATCACACGTTTAGCTGGGTCCCCGAATTGGACCTGTCACTTGGTTGGCATCAATTTCCGAATTTCGATGTCACGTTTGGCTATCACGTGATTGCGATGACCGACGCGATTCAGGCATCAGGATTGATTGACCCTGAATTGGCATCGAACTTAGCCACTCCCGTCGAGGATCCACTTCGGCCATCGCTCGAAATGCGAGACAAGACGTTCTACGTTCACGGATTGCACTTCGGTTTAGCCTACATCTATTGA
- a CDS encoding response regulator, which produces MTDSKPKALVADDEVLVRNLTMRALSQVGFECDSAADGNEALAMAECTRYDVVITDLRMPNKNGHALAIELLQREQAPRIVVLTAVLEPRLVKDLIRHGVDDVMFKPVEYPALAAKVRSLIGRSSNDDADQPPVKEKAAPVATRIVDDGLAIFRMTTLAETDADDLARVVTPNEGLAAEVLQLANSPFYNPNRTLITDLERAITQIGQKRIGQLALATNVIDTITSKESFSMDLSSVRHRCLAARFAMELLIAQGGHGNVSDGLLLCATLHELISPQCDQNVLADLLHAWGIPATLYGPLRYVNDDYETVTRLANPLRTQVELIKLAGLIGRISIKTWEPSNLIEIPSHELLERLELLSISKVIEQITRNLGGIEPFAPGSTAAITPTRHSNRVHQAQTLDYYVPGSMRFDFLAKILSSMNVVLNPCSNPASARNTVLVNSVGIKSKALLSMVGTGLESRVYVVCDRKDASDYAPFKGVLKMPTSYSMLQDLVLSG; this is translated from the coding sequence ATGACTGATTCGAAACCGAAAGCGTTGGTTGCGGACGACGAAGTTCTCGTGCGCAATCTAACGATGCGCGCGTTGTCGCAAGTGGGATTCGAATGTGACAGCGCCGCCGATGGAAATGAAGCGCTCGCCATGGCCGAGTGCACTCGCTATGACGTCGTCATTACCGATTTGCGAATGCCGAACAAGAATGGGCATGCATTGGCTATCGAGTTGCTCCAGCGCGAACAAGCTCCGCGAATTGTCGTCTTGACCGCCGTTTTGGAACCGCGACTGGTAAAGGACCTGATTCGGCATGGCGTGGACGATGTGATGTTTAAGCCTGTCGAGTATCCCGCGTTGGCTGCGAAGGTGAGGTCACTCATTGGACGATCAAGCAACGACGATGCCGATCAACCGCCGGTCAAGGAAAAAGCTGCACCTGTTGCAACTCGTATTGTCGATGACGGACTTGCGATTTTCCGCATGACCACGTTAGCGGAAACCGATGCCGACGATCTTGCTCGTGTCGTCACACCGAATGAAGGGTTGGCGGCAGAGGTATTACAGCTTGCCAACAGTCCATTCTACAATCCGAATCGCACGCTGATTACGGATTTAGAACGGGCGATCACACAAATCGGTCAAAAACGAATCGGTCAACTTGCACTGGCTACCAACGTGATTGACACGATTACCTCGAAAGAGTCCTTCTCGATGGATCTGTCATCCGTCCGACATCGCTGCCTTGCCGCCAGATTCGCGATGGAGTTACTCATCGCACAGGGTGGTCATGGGAACGTGTCGGATGGACTGCTGCTATGCGCAACGCTACATGAACTGATATCGCCTCAATGCGACCAGAACGTTTTGGCTGACCTACTTCATGCTTGGGGCATTCCGGCGACTTTGTATGGACCACTCCGATATGTCAACGACGACTATGAAACGGTCACGCGTCTGGCAAACCCGCTGCGAACTCAGGTAGAGCTGATCAAGCTCGCTGGCCTCATTGGACGTATTTCCATCAAGACTTGGGAACCCTCGAATCTCATTGAAATCCCATCTCATGAACTGCTTGAACGTTTAGAATTGCTGTCCATATCCAAAGTGATTGAACAGATCACACGTAACCTGGGCGGGATAGAGCCTTTCGCGCCGGGGAGCACCGCCGCGATCACCCCCACGCGACATTCCAATCGTGTGCATCAGGCACAAACTCTCGACTATTACGTTCCTGGGTCGATGCGTTTTGACTTCCTGGCTAAAATTCTATCTTCGATGAACGTCGTCCTGAATCCTTGCTCGAACCCCGCCTCGGCACGCAACACGGTTCTCGTCAACAGCGTGGGTATCAAAAGTAAGGCGTTGTTATCAATGGTCGGGACCGGTTTGGAATCGAGGGTATACGTCGTCTGTGACCGCAAAGATGCAAGCGATTACGCCCCTTTCAAAGGCGTGCTAAAAATGCCCACCAGCTATTCCATGCTCCAAGATCTCGTCCTCTCAGGCTAA